In Cervus canadensis isolate Bull #8, Minnesota chromosome 7, ASM1932006v1, whole genome shotgun sequence, the DNA window taataatatttgttgaaacaCTTTATAAActgttttgtgtgtatatataatgctATTATTATTAGCTAATATACctcctgaaaatgaaagtgttagtcgctcagttgtgtctgattctttgagacctcatggactgtagcccaccaggctcctctgtccatggaattctccaggcaagagtactggagtaatacttctccaggggatctttccactcagggatcaaacccaagtctcctgcattgcaggcgaattctttactatctgagttaccagggaagcccaatatatatcCTATTAGAGTTATATTAGAATTACTGTGTtttgaatggattttaaaaagcatcacttaCTGTATTGAGATCATATTTTCTAAGATAAAAGAGAATACCTACTAGAAATACCATGAATTGTACTTGCTCACTCCTTGGGAGAAGAGCAGCTGGGATAAGATGAAATTAGCGGCCCTAACTGCCAACTTCGGTTACTACCATTCAGTAGAAATTTGAGACATGCAAGCATGAAGTCcaattgttttactttgtttttatctaTTTGCAAAGACAGTGCACAAATGGTGTGGAAAATTCAAATgataagaaaagaagaggaaagaaagaaatctttccaGAAATCCCACAGAATTGAAACTGTTGACATATTGGAACACATCCTTCTAGAACACATCTTCCTCTGCATGTATAGCTATATGGATTTATAGAGACTTGTCTTTTCATGTTTCAAAAGGAATCTTACTATATATGCAGTTTTGCTACTGCATTTCTCACTTAGTAATTATTAAGGGAATTTAAATGAACATCATTGTATATAACATTGAATAGATGTAtagggtcgagaagatctcctggaggagggcatggcaacccatccagtactcttacctggaggatctcatggacagaggagcctggcgggctacagtccatacggtcgcaaagagttggaccaatCGAAGCAACATAGCATGCACATACTATTGTATGGATGtgtcataattttatttaatcagtTCCCTATTGTGaggctttaaaattatttttattctataaagTACGCACAGTttcctgaaaatgtctttaagaTAAATTGCGTGCAGTGATATTAAAGAGCGTGCACATTCAccttttttatacatatttaatatttctctCCAGAAAGTGTCCAAGAATGCCCCTTATCCTCACACAAACTAAGTAttgtcattttttccctttaagtttCCAGTTTGAGATTTTTATCAATATCCCTGCTTACTATCATTTGAGTATCTTACTGAGTTTGAGTACCTTTTCTTGTTTTATCGATCTTTTGtaactattttgaaaattttccttttggtcatttattctctttttgCATTTATCCATTGCTTATTAAGCTGTGTGGACCTTTTTCTTATCTGGCTTATAAGTTCTTTATTATAaatatcctgtttttttttttaatctttcaactttgtgctttttattatgttactgttttttgattttttggtTTTCAACCTTGTTCaagaattttttgaaatttttatttgatcaAAATTTCCTTTATGAGTTCTGGGTTGTTTCCTTACATGGGATAGCTGAAAGTTCTTCCCCACTTCAAAATTATTAGAATgttctctcatattttcttttaatgctcttaccagtttatttttctcccatttagaaTCTTTAACCTATTTGGAGTGTTTTTGGTATAAGGAgtgatatatatatgatatgtgtatatatatcactaCCTTCCTGTTTCTCACATTCTGTTCGGCCTTTTAAACTTGACTGATAAAAATCAAGGTACATTGAACATCCTGAATTGTGGCAAGAAGTGAGATGTGCTGTATGGTTTTCAGTTTACTAATGTGTCTTGGGTATTTGTGAGCAGAGTCGGAGGCTCAGAGGGGGAAAGAGTGGATTGGGAAGAAGTTGACAGTCTCATGTCTGGGTTACCTTGTATGTACGTGCGTGAAATAGAATTAAAGAGAGGATAGAAGCAAAATGTCTCTTAGAAGTTCTGTGTTTCACTTTTTTTAGTGACCCTGAGTTCTTTATCAGGGGAAGTGGAGCTGTGGTAAGAAGACATAAAACACCAGCTAACGTGAGGACCTAGAGGGTTTGCATCTTGAATACCAAGTGCCCTTCATGATAAATCCATGAACTTTATGAATTCTGTGAACTGGTGGGGTTTTCTTTAACTATTTTTTCAGCACATgtttcattttagaaagaaattggAATAGGGAACAGGattccctttccctctctgacCTCTGATCCCCTGACCCATAAGTAAATGCTTGTTAAGCTTCTTGTATATCTTACAGAAATTGCAAGCATTATTTTGACTGCTACTTGCTATCAAATGCTCAGTTGGTGAAATTGGAGGTCTTTCACTCAGAAGAGAAAAACCAGGAAAGAAGGTGAGAAATAGAAATCTGTTTATGGCTTTGAAACATACATTTCTTCAAGTTAAGAACAATTCACAAGATAATTTCTTTAGGACAGTCCCTTTCAACAATAAAAATCAGTTTAATGAACATAAACAGGAAGTAACAGATGCCAAGGGTGGAATATGGCTCGTGATGACAGCCTCTGTTTGTTGTGTACTGACACTGGCCAGATGCTTTGCACACACTGTCACTAATTCACACCATATTGACATCTTCAGtgcagagatgaagaaactggggcttCCAGAGAGAAATAACATGCCCCGAGCTTGCCCTGGTTGGTAAAGAACAGAGTTGGATTTGGACTCTAGTCTTCACCTTTGGAGCCACCTGTGTTGTGGGTAACCTGAAGTCTGTTCCAGCCAGGCCTGAAAGACCTTCCCCCTACTTTTGAAATAGaccattccttttcttttttctgctatTTTGTTCATAGGCCCATAATAGATGTAATACATCTAATACATTACATTATTACAGTAGATGTAATAATACAGACACAATTTCACATTTGTCAACTATGGCTTGTAGAATGCCTATAGGATAACTTTTATAGTAATATTTGCTGTTTTGAATTCTTCCCATTATTGAAGAGTCTCTGGGCCTCCATTGCTGTGTGTGCATTACTCAGGATCCTTCTATTTGTCCGTAATTTGTTATAATGTGTTGATTCATTAGAATGAGATGTAAAACTGACACTTGATAACAGTTGTAATTAATGTACAGGCATCAGTGGCTGAGATTAGATGGTGCTTGCCCCCTAGGGTTATGCCCTGTCTAGTGGGCAGGTGAGGGGGGAGAGCAAGAAGATATTAATTTCTTCCATAATTCTCATTCAAGGTCTGTTCTGTTTCAGGTTTCTCTGGGAACTGGCTGGGTAAGATATtaatggggagaaggaaggatggggtgggatgggcagaCCTATATTTTATCCTTATACAAATAGAAATGTCGTATCACACGTCATGTCCATTGCACTTCTTCCGTAGGTCTGTCTCCGTCttgtactttgttgttgtttggtcgttaagtcgtgtctgactctttgctcatggactgccgcacaccaggctcctctctcttccttcattatcttccagagtttgctcaaattcatgtccattgagtcggtgatgctgtcgaaccatctcatcctctgccgccctcttttcctttcgccttcaaactttctcagcatcagggtcttttccagtgagtcagctcttcacatcaggtagccaaagtattggagcttcagcttcagcatcagtccttccaatgaatattcagggttgatttcctttgagattgactggcctgatgtccttgcagtccagggaactctgaagagtcttctccagcccccacaattcgaaagcatcaattcttcagcactcagccttttttatgggccaactctcatatccatacatgaccactggaaaaaccatagcttggactatacagacctttgttggcaaaatggtgtctctactttttaatatggtgtgtaggtttgttatagttttccctccaatgagcaagtgtttttttaatttcatggcttcagtcaccatccacagtgattttggagcccaagaaaataaaatctgtcactgcttctgccttttccccttctatttactgtgaagtgatgggaccagatggcatgatcttcggtttttttcatgttgagttttaagcaactACTTTGACGcttgtgaaaagaaaaacatcctTTGCCAATAAGGTCATAGGATATAAGTGGAAAGGCAGGGCACATAAACAAACATGAAACCAAACTAGAGAGTTTGCTGAAGCATTCCACTGTACTATgtgacttaaaatataaaaaacattagAAATAGGAAAGATTATTGTGGCCAGAAGTAGTCAGGACAGCTAAGATATGGCCAGATGGAAAGGAGGAGTCTTGAGATCCtgtcatttttatatatagtaagagACTGAagaggggtttccctgatagctcagttgataaagaatccgcctgcaatgcaggagaccccagttggattcctgggttgggaagatcctctggagaagggataggctacccactccagtattcttgggcttcccttgtggctcagctggtaaagaatctggctgcaatgctcgacacctgggttcagtccctgggttgggaagatcccctggtgaaggaaaaggctatccactccagtattctggcctggagaattccatgggctgtatagtctgtggagtcgcaaagagtcggacacaactgagcgacttgcactttcactttcaagagacaGAAGATCTGTGTGTCCAAAGACCTAAGATAAACCCAAGGGTAGAACCCTTGGTAAACCAGTCTTTCTAAGTAATCACATTAATGTATGTCCTCCATGGCAAATTCTGAGTTCCCAGGAGCCCTTCCCCCAGATAATTGTAGGTGAAAGGTCATCATCAAGAAGCTTCCTCAGCCTGCCCTTTGTGTTAGGTGATCTGTCTTACTCTGAAGCCCCTTGGCACTTGCCGTAAACAGTTTGTACTCCATTATTGTGACATGTTTATGTGTTGTCTTGGAATCTGTTCTCCtcccattccttcttcctttggCCTCCTTAGTGCCTGGTGCAGTCTGCGGATGTAGAAGGTCTAATAACAGTGCATGAATGCCTTTGGACTGAGGCCCATGGTCTtggcaccaggaaagccctgtgggGTCCCGAATTGTAAACCAACCTCATGCTTGAGATCCAAAACAGAGCTGAGCTTGAGATGTGAACGCACCATGTCTCCTAACTCCGTTTTCTCGTCTCAGATGGAATTTCTGTGTTAAAGTGAGAGTTCTAGGAGATtccatcccatcctctgcaggATTTCTGAACAGATTAGAATGGGAAACACATGAAAACTCCTACTGCAGACAGACCTTTAATTTAAGCACTTGCTGTCCAGACTGATCGTTGAGTTCAGCAAGTGAGTTAGAAAGGAGACAGGGGTGGTATTTGAGGCAAGAAAAAGCTATTTCATAGCCTTGTTCATTTAAAAACCCCAGAGATGGTTATTCTGTTTATGTTTAGAAGACTCGCCTTTCAGGGGAAGTATCTCCACTTTATCTCATCCCATATCAAGCAGGTCACCAAGAATAATTGTAGCCCTTTTCTTACTCTAGATTTGCTAGAATCATGTCAGATCCCACAGCTAAGAAAGACCCTTGGTCTGTCTGAAAGACCCTTGGACATGTCACTGATAATATCTCTTCACATTAATGGTTTTGTTGCTGATAATATTTCTTTGCAGTAATGATTTTATCCTGGATATCCAGAGGGACAGAAAGAGATGAGTAATGGAGGAGTggagttaaaaaataaatctacagtaaaaataaaacaaattgctTCTCTActgttataaaaaagaagaattatttCAACAGTTATTTATGTCAAGCAGGAAGTATTAATTTCCCCCAAATAATTAAGAATATGTTTTTAACATTGGTCTTGATATAAAATGCTGAAATATACTTTTGGTTGTGGGTTTCCGTTTGCTTATAGTTAAATGAAGCTAAGTAGACTCAGGTCAGGGTATCTGGTTTTGCTTTGATGCATTTGTTttcctgattctttttcttttaaggaggTGATCAGGTATCATTTGGAAATGTGTTTCAGGTGATGGCATACTAAGCGGATCTTTGATAAATCTTCCAGAACCCGAGGCTTGCATGCTTCTGAGCGTCTGTGAATGGCCCCGGCACTCCTGACCACTCTTCCGGCTAGGATGTCACTCAGATCCCTGAAATGGAGCCTCCTCCTGCTGTCGCTGCTGAGTTTCCTGGTGATGTGGTACCTCAGCCTGCCGCATTACAATGTGATAGAGCGTGTGAACTGGATGTACTTCTATGAGTATGAGCCCATTTACAGACAAGACTTCCGCTTCACACTGCGAGAGCATTCAAACTGCTCTCATCAAAACCCATTTCTTGTCATCCTGGTGACGTCACACCCCTCAGATGTGAAAGCCAGGCAGGCCATTAGAGTTACCTGGGGTGAAAAGAAGTCTTGGTGGGGATATGAAgttcttacatttttcttattaGGCCAACAGGCTGAAAAGGAAGACAAAGTGTTAGCATTATCCTTAGAGGATGAACACCTCCTTTATGGGGACATAATACGACAGGATTTTTTAGACACATACAATAATCTGACCTTGAAAACCATAATGGCGTTTAGGTGGGTAACTGAGTTTTGCCCCAACGCCAGGTATATCATGAAGACAGACACTGATGTTTTCGTCAATACTGGCAATTTAGTgaagtatcttttaaatttaaaccaCTCAGAGAAGTTTTTCACAGGTTATCCTCTAATTGATAATTATTCCTATAGAGGATTTTACCAGAAAACCCATATTTCATACCAGGAATATCCCTTCAAGGTGTTCCCGCCTTACTGCAGTGGGTTGGGTTATATAATGTCCAGAGATTTGGTGCCGAGAATCTATGAAATGATGAGTCACGTAAAACCCATCAAGTTTGAAGATGTTTATGTTGGGATCTGTTTGAATTTATTAAAAGTGGACATTCATATTCCAGAAGACACcaaccttttcttt includes these proteins:
- the B3GALNT1 gene encoding UDP-GalNAc:beta-1,3-N-acetylgalactosaminyltransferase 1 — protein: MAPALLTTLPARMSLRSLKWSLLLLSLLSFLVMWYLSLPHYNVIERVNWMYFYEYEPIYRQDFRFTLREHSNCSHQNPFLVILVTSHPSDVKARQAIRVTWGEKKSWWGYEVLTFFLLGQQAEKEDKVLALSLEDEHLLYGDIIRQDFLDTYNNLTLKTIMAFRWVTEFCPNARYIMKTDTDVFVNTGNLVKYLLNLNHSEKFFTGYPLIDNYSYRGFYQKTHISYQEYPFKVFPPYCSGLGYIMSRDLVPRIYEMMSHVKPIKFEDVYVGICLNLLKVDIHIPEDTNLFFLYRIHLDVCQLRRVIAAHGFSSKEIITFWQVMLRNTTCHY